Proteins encoded by one window of Arabidopsis thaliana chromosome 2, partial sequence:
- a CDS encoding P-loop containing nucleoside triphosphate hydrolases superfamily protein, which produces MVCTVYICSICLKQIGVVPSAGFLNVEVFERPCPEPNIQPWDIPYVHYPKPKTYSREECSCNPVRYFAILSMQRSGSGWFETLLNNHTNISSNGEIFSVKDRRANVSTIFETLDKVYNLDWLSSASKNECTSAVGLKWMLNQGLMKNHEEIVEYFKTRGVSAIFLFRRNLLRRMISVLANSYDRDAKPLNGTHKSHVHSPKEAEILARYKPLINTSLLIPDLKQVQEMTSKALAYFNTTRHIFLYYEDVVKNRTKLDDVQEFLKVPKLDLKSRQVKIHHGPLSQHVQNWEEVQKTLKGTGFENFLLEDYRR; this is translated from the exons ATGGTTTGTACTGTTTATATTTGCTCTATTTGTTTAAAGCAAATTGGTGTTGTCCCTAGTGCTGGATTCTTGAATGTTGAAGTGTTTGAGAGACCTTGTCCTGAGCCTAACATTCAACCTTGGGACATTCCTTATGTTCACTATCCTAAACCTAAGACCTATAGCAG GGAGGAATGTTCGTGCAATCCCGTTAGGTATTTTGCTATTCTCTCGATGCAGAGATCTGGTAGCGGTTGGTTTGAGACTTTACTTAACAATCATACTAACATTAGCTCGAACGGGGAGATCTTTTCGGTTAAAGATAGGAGGGCTAATGTGTCGACCATTTTTGAGACGTTGGACAAAGTATATAATTTAGATTGGTTGAGTAGTGCTTCTAAGAACGAGTGTACATCTGCTGTTGGTTTGAAATGGATGCTTAATCAG GGTCTAATGAAAAACCATGAAGAGATAGTAGAATACTTCAAAACCCGAGGCGTGTCTGCTATTTTCCTCTTTAGAAGAAACCTCTTGCGCCGGATGATTTCAGTTCTTGCAAACTCTTACGATAGAGATGCTAAGCCATTAAACGGAACTCACAAGTCCCATGTCCATTCCCCTAAAGAG GCTGAGATATTGGCGCGCTACAAACCATTGATCAACACGAGTCTTTTGATACCTGATCTGAAGCAGGTTCAAGAGATGACTTCAAAAGCACTTGCTTACTTTAACACCACGCGGCATATCTTCCTCTACTACGAAGATGTTGTCAAGAACCGCACC AAACTAGACGATGTACAAGAGTTTCTGAAGGTCCCGAAACTAGATTTAAAGAGTAGGCAAGTGAAGATTCATCATGGTCCGTTGTCACAACACGTACAAAATTGGGAAGAGGTGCAAAAGACACTGAAAGGGACCGGTTTCGAAAACTTTCTACTTGAAGATTACCGCAGGTGA
- a CDS encoding C2H2-like zinc finger protein (C2H2-like zinc finger protein; FUNCTIONS IN: sequence-specific DNA binding transcription factor activity, zinc ion binding, nucleic acid binding; INVOLVED IN: regulation of transcription; LOCATED IN: intracellular; EXPRESSED IN: leaf; EXPRESSED DURING: LP.12 twelve leaves visible; CONTAINS InterPro DOMAIN/s: Zinc finger, C2H2-like (InterPro:IPR015880), Zinc finger, C2H2-type (InterPro:IPR007087); BEST Arabidopsis thaliana protein match is: C2H2-like zinc finger protein (TAIR:AT2G18490.1); Has 58 Blast hits to 58 proteins in 16 species: Archae - 0; Bacteria - 0; Metazoa - 7; Fungi - 0; Plants - 38; Viruses - 0; Other Eukaryotes - 13 (source: NCBI BLink).): protein MSSMPNKFNPHCDDNNRGFSSIQMNQNSQMVHSRFITSDHTNHGDLFSSSPSFSCFHNSHASSSSFGFQNSHVENHMMKRNIISDDNYFSITNNPHFTRVSFTQTITNKFTAIVPTNTLDAVQYDAQRVKRAMNPKTNIWNPIFSPPNTFDKQCEFLNPKPLNVIFPSQNSAYPQHLDMFSLSSKHNHDQRVLQDGRSMKKILKPTIFFEATTDYIESQENEKSNNDHNDGRTHSLPYEKYGPYTCPKCNGVFNTSQKFAAHMSSHYKNETSEEREQRIRAKNKRKFCKLNREINGEPQKTKQEDVANNSEKSDDKTFQHLVVVKEELV, encoded by the coding sequence ATGTCTTCTATGCCAAATAAGTTCAATCCTCACTGTGATGATAACAATCGTGGTTTTTCCTCCAtccaaatgaatcaaaattctcaaatgGTTCATTCGAGGTTCATTACTTCGGATCACACAAACCATGGTGATCTGttttcatcatctccttctttttcttgttttcataaTTCACAtgcctcttcatcttcatttggATTCCAAAATTCACATGTGGAAAATCAtatgatgaagagaaacatAATTTCTGAtgacaattatttttctatcacAAACAATCCTCATTTTACTCGAGTTTCTTTCACACAAACcattacaaacaaatttacagCCATTGTTCCTACTAATACACTTGACGCTGTACAATATGATGCTCAACGTGTCAAACGTGCCATGAATCCCAAAACCAATATTTGGAATCCTATATTTTCTCCTCCAAATACTTTTGATAAACAATGCGAATTTTTGAATCCTAAACCTCTTAATGTCATTTTTCCGAGTCAAAATTCTGCATATCCTCAACATTTAGACATGTTTTCCTTGTCATCAAAGCACAATCATGATCAACGTGTTCTCCAAGATGGTCGTTCTATGAAGAAAATCTTGAAACCAACCATATTTTTTGAAGCAACTACTGATTACATTGAGTCTCAAGAAAACGAGAAAAGTAACAATGATCACAATGATGGTAGGACACATAGTCTACCATATGAAAAATATGGTCCATATACATGTCCCAAGTGCAATGGCGTCTTTAATACTTCTCAAAAATTTGCTGCACATATGTCATCTCACTACAAGAATGAAACAAGCGAAGAAAGAGAACAGAGAATTCgtgcaaagaacaaaagaaaattttgtaaacTAAATCGTGAAATTAATGGTGAGCCTCAAAAGACCAAACAAGAGGATGTGGCCAACAACAGTGAAAAAAGTGACGATAAAACTTTCCAACATCTTGTGGTCGTAAAAGAAGAGCTTGTTTAG
- a CDS encoding TRAF-like family protein (TRAF-like family protein; CONTAINS InterPro DOMAIN/s: TRAF-like (InterPro:IPR008974), MATH (InterPro:IPR002083); BEST Arabidopsis thaliana protein match is: TRAF-like family protein (TAIR:AT3G22080.1); Has 595 Blast hits to 491 proteins in 31 species: Archae - 0; Bacteria - 0; Metazoa - 0; Fungi - 14; Plants - 567; Viruses - 0; Other Eukaryotes - 14 (source: NCBI BLink).), whose translation MMCHGRKVKMRDNEMSQIRQSLIPTGTEVSAGDGERRRCKTPEGQREKVVSDNDFVEEDCVLSKGGELLFGFDITQLLGQQNWQGDSTIVNNLREHPPSSYSLKINKLSQLTFDKYESHRFLSGGYNWRLVIYPKGNEKDKGSGFISMYVEFDNTKVSSTSPMEVFAYIIFFVYNKKENKYFTIQDVEVKRFNALRTVWGLSQVLSLETFNDLENGYTFEGEQCEFGVDVMVASPITKWEVVSFDEKLDILKFSWSVKDFSVLKEEFYVSERFSMGGRLWDLQMYPKGDPRRDKKWLSIFLRLSGSETLTVDEKIYVIAHLRVLDPLGNWFRDRNKGWGYLEFLSFSKLRKSYLDLEDTFFPLNL comes from the exons ATGATGTGTCATGGAAGGAAGGTGAAGATGAGAGACAACGAGATGTCTCAGATTCGCCAAAGTTTGATACCAACGGGAACAGAGGTGTCAGCCGGTGATGGAGAACGTCGCCGGTGTAAAACGCCGGAG GGACAAAGGGAAAAGGTGGTTTCAGATAACGATTTCGTCGAGGAAGATTGTGTTTTGTCAAAAGGTGGAGAATTGTTGTTTGGGTTTGACATAACACAATTATTGGGCCAACAAAATTGGCAAG GAGATTCTACAATTGTGAATAACTTGAGAGAACATCCTCCTTCTTCTTACTCCCTCAAGATCAACAAACTTTCTCAACTTACTTTTGACAAATATGAATCTCATCGTTTCTTGTCCGGTGGATACAACTG gagATTGGTTATATACCCAAAAGGAAACGAAAAAGACAAAGGAAGTGGATTTATCTCTATGTATGTGGAATTTGACAACACAAAAGTCTCGTCTACATCACCAATGGAGGTGTTCGcatatatcattttcttcgtctacaacaagaaagaaaacaaatactttACCATTCAAG ATGTTGAAGTAAAGCGGTTCAATGCATTAAGAACGGTGTGGGGATTATCACAAGTTCTTTCACTTGAGACATTCAATGACCTTGAAAATGGATACACATTTGAGGGAGAACAATGTGAGTTTGGTGTTGATGTGATGGTTGCTTCACCCATTACCAAGTGGGAAGTCGTCTCTTTTGATGAGAAACTCGATATTCTCAAGTTCTCCTGGAGTGTTAAGGATTTCTCGGTGCTTAAAGAGGAGTTCTATGTATCAGAAAGATTTTCAATGGGAGGAAGATTATG GGATCTTCAAATGTATCCAAAGGGAGACCCTAGAAGAGATAAAAAATGGTTATCCATTTTTTTGCGGTTATCTGGTAGTGAAACCTTAACGGTGGATGAGAAGATTTACGTGATAGCACATCTGCGAGTTCTTGACCCAC TTGGCAACTGGTTCAGGGACCGGAACAAAGGGTGGGGTTATCTTGaattcttgtctttttctaAACTTCGGAAATCATACTTGGACCTAGAAGATACTTTTTTTCCCCTAAActtgtaa
- a CDS encoding P-loop containing nucleoside triphosphate hydrolases superfamily protein (P-loop containing nucleoside triphosphate hydrolases superfamily protein; BEST Arabidopsis thaliana protein match is: P-loop containing nucleoside triphosphate hydrolases superfamily protein (TAIR:AT4G34420.1); Has 149 Blast hits to 147 proteins in 26 species: Archae - 0; Bacteria - 31; Metazoa - 0; Fungi - 0; Plants - 118; Viruses - 0; Other Eukaryotes - 0 (source: NCBI BLink).) — translation MGDEHSLIPKDSFVFKLPKKSPLVLRTVVLLFVMVCTVYICSICLKQIGVVPSAGFLNVEVFERPCPEPNIQPWDIPYVHYPKPKTYSREECSCNPVRYFAILSMQRSGSGWFETLLNNHTNISSNGEIFSVKDRRANVSTIFETLDKVYNLDWLSSASKNECTSAVGLKWMLNQGLMKNHEEIVEYFKTRGVSAIFLFRRNLLRRMISVLANSYDRDAKPLNGTHKSHVHSPKEAEILARYKPLINTSLLIPDLKQVQEMTSKALAYFNTTRHIFLYYEDVVKNRTKLDDVQEFLKVPKLDLKSRQVKIHHGPLSQHVQNWEEVQKTLKGTGFENFLLEDYRR, via the exons ATGGGCGACGAACACTCTCTCATCCCAAAG gatAGTTTTGTCTTCAAGCTTCCTAAAAAATCACCACTTGTGTTGAGAACGGTTGTTCTCTTGTTTGTGATGGTTTGTACTGTTTATATTTGCTCTATTTGTTTAAAGCAAATTGGTGTTGTCCCTAGTGCTGGATTCTTGAATGTTGAAGTGTTTGAGAGACCTTGTCCTGAGCCTAACATTCAACCTTGGGACATTCCTTATGTTCACTATCCTAAACCTAAGACCTATAGCAG GGAGGAATGTTCGTGCAATCCCGTTAGGTATTTTGCTATTCTCTCGATGCAGAGATCTGGTAGCGGTTGGTTTGAGACTTTACTTAACAATCATACTAACATTAGCTCGAACGGGGAGATCTTTTCGGTTAAAGATAGGAGGGCTAATGTGTCGACCATTTTTGAGACGTTGGACAAAGTATATAATTTAGATTGGTTGAGTAGTGCTTCTAAGAACGAGTGTACATCTGCTGTTGGTTTGAAATGGATGCTTAATCAG GGTCTAATGAAAAACCATGAAGAGATAGTAGAATACTTCAAAACCCGAGGCGTGTCTGCTATTTTCCTCTTTAGAAGAAACCTCTTGCGCCGGATGATTTCAGTTCTTGCAAACTCTTACGATAGAGATGCTAAGCCATTAAACGGAACTCACAAGTCCCATGTCCATTCCCCTAAAGAG GCTGAGATATTGGCGCGCTACAAACCATTGATCAACACGAGTCTTTTGATACCTGATCTGAAGCAGGTTCAAGAGATGACTTCAAAAGCACTTGCTTACTTTAACACCACGCGGCATATCTTCCTCTACTACGAAGATGTTGTCAAGAACCGCACC AAACTAGACGATGTACAAGAGTTTCTGAAGGTCCCGAAACTAGATTTAAAGAGTAGGCAAGTGAAGATTCATCATGGTCCGTTGTCACAACACGTACAAAATTGGGAAGAGGTGCAAAAGACACTGAAAGGGACCGGTTTCGAAAACTTTCTACTTGAAGATTACCGCAGGTGA
- a CDS encoding P-loop containing nucleoside triphosphate hydrolases superfamily protein, whose amino-acid sequence MGDEHSLIPKDSFVFKLPKKSPLVLRTVVLLFVMVCTVYICSICLKQIGVVPSAGFLNVEVFERPCPEPNIQPWDIPYVHYPKPKTYSREECSCNPVRYFAILSMQRSGSGWFETLLNNHTNISSNGEIFSVKDRRANVSTIFETLDKVYNLDWLSSASKNECTSAVGLKWMLNQGLMKNHEEIVEYFKTRGVSAIFLFRRNLLRRMISVLANSYDRDAKPLNGTHKSHVHSPKEAEILARYKPLINTSLLIPDLKQVQEMTSKALAYFNTTRHIFLYYEDVVKNRTVRTLVFHKVPF is encoded by the exons ATGGGCGACGAACACTCTCTCATCCCAAAG gatAGTTTTGTCTTCAAGCTTCCTAAAAAATCACCACTTGTGTTGAGAACGGTTGTTCTCTTGTTTGTGATGGTTTGTACTGTTTATATTTGCTCTATTTGTTTAAAGCAAATTGGTGTTGTCCCTAGTGCTGGATTCTTGAATGTTGAAGTGTTTGAGAGACCTTGTCCTGAGCCTAACATTCAACCTTGGGACATTCCTTATGTTCACTATCCTAAACCTAAGACCTATAGCAG GGAGGAATGTTCGTGCAATCCCGTTAGGTATTTTGCTATTCTCTCGATGCAGAGATCTGGTAGCGGTTGGTTTGAGACTTTACTTAACAATCATACTAACATTAGCTCGAACGGGGAGATCTTTTCGGTTAAAGATAGGAGGGCTAATGTGTCGACCATTTTTGAGACGTTGGACAAAGTATATAATTTAGATTGGTTGAGTAGTGCTTCTAAGAACGAGTGTACATCTGCTGTTGGTTTGAAATGGATGCTTAATCAG GGTCTAATGAAAAACCATGAAGAGATAGTAGAATACTTCAAAACCCGAGGCGTGTCTGCTATTTTCCTCTTTAGAAGAAACCTCTTGCGCCGGATGATTTCAGTTCTTGCAAACTCTTACGATAGAGATGCTAAGCCATTAAACGGAACTCACAAGTCCCATGTCCATTCCCCTAAAGAG GCTGAGATATTGGCGCGCTACAAACCATTGATCAACACGAGTCTTTTGATACCTGATCTGAAGCAGGTTCAAGAGATGACTTCAAAAGCACTTGCTTACTTTAACACCACGCGGCATATCTTCCTCTACTACGAAGATGTTGTCAAGAACCGCACCGTAAGAACACTGGTTTTTCACAAGGTTCCATTCTAG